The genomic segment CACCGCCGCCCGGTAGGCGCGCAGGTCCTCCTCGCTGAACTCCACCCACTCGTCGGCCCGGACCAGCGCGGGCAGTTCGGGAAGGACGTCCTCCTGGTTGCGCCGGAGATAGGCGGGCGCCACCGCCCGGCGGAAGGCCGGCGAACCGGCGGCGCCGTGCGCCGTGCCGACCGAGGGCGCCGGCTCGGGGCGGAGCAGGCGGATCAGACTGCGGAACTCCGCCACCCGGTTCTCCATCGGCGTGCCGGTGAGGAAGAGGACGTGCTCGGCCCGGTCGGCCCACCCGGCCACCGCCCGCGCCCTGCGGGTGCCGGGATTCTTGACGTAATGCGCCTCGTCCACGACGAGCATGGCCGGCCGCACGCCCGCCGCCTCCGCGTCCGGCAGGGCGTGGAGGCCGTCGAACGTGGTGAGCGCGACCCCGCCCGAACGGAGCCACTCACCGAACGCCTCGTTCCGGTCGGGTCCGTGGACCGGCAGCACGCCCAGCGCGGAGCGGGCGCGGATCTCGCGCGTCCAGTTGACGAGCACGCTCGCCGGGCACACCACCAGGAAGCGGTTTTCGCCGCCCGCCGCCAGATGCGCCAGCGCCGCGATGGCCTGCACCGTCTTCCCCAGACCCATCTCGTCCCCGAGCACGACCCGTTTCTGGGCGAGCGCGAACCGGGCCCCGAACGACTGGTATCCGCGGAGCGACACCCGCAACAGCGTGTCGTCCAGCCGCAGTCCGCGCACCCGGTCCGCGATCGCCGACGGCAGGAACCCCTCGGCGGCTTCCCGGTCCGGGCCGGTGCCCGACAACTCGGCGAGCAGACCGTAGTACTCGGCCGACCGCAGCTCGAAGTCGACCCAGGCCGCCGCCTCCGGCTCGTCGGCCCGCAGCAGATCGACGCAGACCTGGCCGAAGAGGAGTGGCAGCCGCTGCTCCTCGGCCTCCGCCAGCACCGACCGCACGGTCTCCACCGCCGCCGCGACCCGGCCGCGCGCCTCCCGGCCGAGGAAGAGGGGGCGCAGCCGCCCTCTGGCCGGTGCCGCCGAGGCAACGGGCTCCGCCAGCCGCCCGATCAGGCGCAGCGCCGCCTCACGGGCCCGCCGCGCGTCGGGGCCCGCCTCGACCAGCCGGTGCAGGGCCACCACCAGCGCGCCGGTGGCAGGGTCCGGGGCGTCCGCGTCGAGCCGTACCGCGACCGTGTCGCGGACCGCGTGCGCGAGCTGCTCGGCCGCGGCCAGCGCCTGGTCGGTGGTCTGCGCCCCGACCCCGGGCAGCCGCCGGAGCTCGTACCGGCTCCTCGTGCGCACCGCGCCGACCGTGCGGAACCCGGCCTGTTCGAAGGCGGTGATGCGCAGCCGCCCCTCCGTCACGTCGCGGAGCCGGGCGACCGGGATCGTGTCCAGTTCCCGGCCGACCAGGGAGTCGACGAGGGGGTCGAGCACGGAGCGTACGGCGTCCAGCGCCCGGTCGTGGTCGGCCGGCACCGCGCGGGCCGCCGCCAGCAGCGTGTCCGCGTCCGCGAGCAGCGGCCGGACCGCCCTCCTGGCGCCCGACCCGCTGCCCTCGGGTGGTGTCCGGCCTTGGTCCGCCGGACACCACCCGGCGCCGTTCTGTGGCATGTACGTACGTCCCTCTGTCCCGCCGCCCCGCCCGTCCCGGGACACCACGAGGGGTCCCGCGGGCCCCCATGGTTTCACGACCGCCCGGCGGGATGGTCTCCACCGCCCCGGCGGCGGAGACCGGATCGTGCGGGGCCGGGCGTCCTGTCCGGCCGGGCGTCCGCGGACTGCGGCGCCCGGCCACCGGTGGCAGACTCGAATGGCCAGGGAATCCCCTGCACGACACCACGTCCACGACCTGCACCGACGAGTCAAGCGGGGCGTCAACGGGCCCCGCTGGAGGAGCGCAGCGCCATGCTCGACCCGACCTTCGTCCCCGGCGCCCCGAACTGGATCGACCTCGGCACACCCGACCTCGACGGAGCCACCACCTTCTACCGGGGCCTGTTCGGATGGGACCTGGTCCCCGGCGGCCCCGAGACCGGCGGCTACGGGATGTACACCCTGGACGGCCGGACCGTCGCCGGCGCGATGACCGTCACCGACGAACAGGCCGACCCGACGTGGTCGGTGTACTTCCAGTCGCCCGACGTGGACGCGACCGCCCGCGCGGTCGAAGCCGGGGGCGGAAACGTTCCCTTCGCGCCGATGGACGTGCTGGAGTACGGCCGGATGGGCGGGTTCACCGACCCGGCGGGCGCCTACTTCGGCTCCTGGCAGCCCAAGCAGAACCCCGGACTCGGCGCGACCCAGGTGCCGGGCACGCTCATCTGGTCCGAGCTCTACACCCCGGACGTGGCGGCGGCGAAGGCGTTCTACGGACGCGTCTTCGGCTGGAACACGGAGGCCACCGAATTCCCCGGCGGCACGTACACGATGATCCGCCCGGCCGGTACCGAGGGCGACGACGCCGCGTTCTTCGGCGGGCTGGTCGCCCTCGACGAGGTGCCGAGCGAGGCGCGGTCCGGCCCGCACTGGCTGCCGTACTTCTCGGTGGACGACGTCGAGGTGGTGCTGGGCGACGCGGTCCGGCTCGGCGGAGCCGTCACCCTCGGGCCGATGGACATGGAGAAGGTCGGCGTGATGGCCAACGTCACCGACCCGTACGGGGCTTCCTTCGCCGTCATCAAGCCCGCGCCGATGGACTGAACGCCGCGTCCCCGTTCTCGTACCGTTCCCGCCCGCGCCTCCGCGCGGAGGCGCGGGCGTGGCGAAAAGTGGTCGTTCAACGGATGTTTATTGACGGACGGCATGCTGGGCGCATGCTGATCAACACCACCACCGAGGACGCGCTCGCCTGGCAGGAATCGGCCCTGTGCGCCCAGACCGGTCCCGAATTCTTCTTCCCCGCGCCGGGAAGCTCGACGCGCGAGGCGAAGCAGCTCTGCTTCGCCTGCGAGGGCCGGATCGCGTGCCTGGAGTACGCCCTCGCCAACGACGAGCGCTTCGGCGTCTGGGGAGGCCTGTCGGAGAACGAGCGCGACCGGCTCCGCCGCTCCGGCCGCGCGAGCGCCTGACCGGGACCGGCCGAGAGCCGGGAGAGCGCCCGACCGGGAGCGGCCGAAGGGCCGGCACGCCGACGGGGGCTCAGGCGGCTCAGGCGGCCGGGATGCGGAACGTCTTCCCGTACACCCGCCACTCCAGCGGGGTGGCCAGCTTGAAGTTGCCGTCGTCCAGGAACTTCATCTGCATGGTGTCGATCCGGGAGGTGTCGCGCCCCTTGCGCTTCGCCCGGATCGCCTTCTTGCTCGCGTCCAGGAAGATGTCGAGGTACTCCTCCTCGTCACCGCCCTCGGTCACCGTGTCGGCGTCCGCCAGAGCGGCTTCCCGGATGCCGTAGAAGCCCGTGGCGCTGTCGTCGGGCCCGTGCAGCACCATCGCGTCGTAGTAGATGTACTGCCCGAGGGGCCCCAGCCCGTCGAGCTTCGCCTGCCGCACGGCCGGGTCGAAGTAGAGACGGTCCCGGCTCTCCTCCTGCGCGGAGCGGAACGCCCCGTCCTTCGCGGCCAGCTTCCAGGCATCGGTGAACCCGGGGTCCAGGCCCTCGTGCGACCCGCTGCCGTTCACCTTGCGCAGCGCCGGCAGGAAGGGCGCCAGCGGATTGTCCGGGTGCGCGGCGGTGTACCGCTCCACGAGGTCCAGCATGTCGCTGGTGCCGGAGCAGAAACCGACGATCCCGGCGGTGTAGCCCAGGCCGTCCCCGGTGTCCTCGATCGCGTCGTACCGGCTCCGCCAGTCGAGCGTGGAGCTGTTCGCGCTGGAGACCAGCTCCGAGGCGATCTCCTTCATCGCGGGGTCCGCCAGCCCCGGAGGCTGCTCCGCGATCTCCGCGTCCTCCTCGGCGCGGATGTCCGCCGCCGACTGCTTCTCGTTGGCCGCCGACGGCTGCCCGGTGTCCGAGGGGAGATCGTCGCCGGCACCTCCGAAGACGAGGGAGAGGACGATGATGACCGGGACGCCGATGACGGCGAGACGTATCGCAGGTTTCACGCGGCACAGTCTAGGGCGGTTCACAGGAACCCCACTGGTCCCCCCGGACCCAGGTCCTCCCCGGGGCCGCCGGGGCGCTTCCGTGGGGTGATTCCTCCGGAAGCGCCCGTCGTGGCAAGGGCCGTGGGCTTCCTACTTCTGCCAGCCGACCGTCTCGGGGAGCGGGTTGTAGAAGATGGTCGCCCCGGCGTTGGCCAGACCGTTCTTCACCGCGTACGTCGACGGGCCGCTGAACAAGGGCAGGAAGGCGTACTGCCGCAGCGCCTTCTCCTCGGCCTCGTTGACCGCCGCCACCTGCTCGTCGAGGTCGGCGATCTCGGCGGTGGCACGGATCTCGGCGTCCAGGGCCGGTGTGCCGGCGCCGGTGAGGTTGGAGTCGCGGTCCGAGCAGAAGAAGTCGCAGAGGTACCGCGCGCCGAACGGGTCCATCGAGCGGTTTCCCGAGATGAAGAGGTCGAACTTGCGGTCACTGAGGATGGTGGCGAAGTCCGCCTCGTCGGCCTTCTTGACGACCAGGTGGATGCCGATCGGCTTCAGCATCGCCGTGAAGGCACCGGCGAGAGCCTTGTCCAGCGGGTCGTCGCCGAGGAGCGTGTAGCCGATTTCGAGCTTCTGGCCGCCCTTCGCCCGGACACCGTCCGCCCCTGCCTTCCATCCCGCCGCGTCGAGCGACTTCTTCGCTTCCTCGGGCGCGTACGTCAGCACGGAGGAGAGGTTGTCCCGGTACCCCTTCTGGAAGCTGTAGAGCACCGCCGAGCCGGGCAGCGGCTCCGCGTAGTCCAGCCCCTGGAACTGGATCTTCGCGATCTGCGCGCGGTCGATGCTCTCCTCCACCGCCTTGCGGACCTCCTCGTGCGCGAGGACGGCCGACTTGCTGTTGAGGTAGAGCGCGTACTCGAAGGGGCTGCCGCCGCTGCGGATCTCGGACCCCTTGAGTCCCTTCACCTGGTTGAGGCTCTCGGCGTCGACGGCGGAGGTGAGGTCGATCTCGCCGTTCTTGAACGCGTTGACCGAGGCGGTCGACTCCAGGTTCACGTAGACGCGCTTGTCGAGCTTGCCCTTCTTGCCCCACCACTTCGGGTTGCGGACGAAGGTGATGTTGCCGGAGTGGGTGTCCCAGGAGCCCACGGTGTAGGGACCCGCGCCCCACTCGGGGTGCGCCTTCTTCACGTAGGCGTCGTTGAAGTGGGCGACCGTGGCGGCCTCGGGGTGCAGGAAGGTGGTGAACAGGCTCGACCAGGAGGCGTCGACCCCCTTGAAGGTGATGACCGCCTGCTTGGCGTCCGCCCCCTTCTCGACCGAGGTGATCCGGTCGTAGCCGTTCGTGGAGAGGGGCGCGAACTTCTTGTCCGATCCGTTGTTGGCCTTCCAGGTCGCCGCGATGGCGGTCCAGTCGATCGGCGTTCCGTCGTTGAAGACGGCCTTCGGGTTGATCGTCAGGGTGACCTTCTGGTTGCCGCCCTCGACGGTGACCTTCACATCGCTGTAGTAGTCCGGGTTGTACTGCACCTCGCCGGTGGGCGAGTAGGTGATCGCGTCCGCGTTGTACCAGGCCCAGACCCGGGCGGCGGTCAGGGTGGAGTTGACGTTGAAGGGGTTGCCCTGGTCGTCGAAGGTCCCGACCGTCGTGTACGTACCGCCGTCCTTGATCTTGTCGTACGGCTGCGGGTTGTAGTCCGCGGCGCCCGAGGCCGCGGCCGGGACGTTCTTCTCGTCCGCCCGGGGGGTGTCCTCCCCGGAGGAGGAGCACGCGGTGGCGGTGACGGAGATGGCGGCGATCAGGGCGAGCGGCAGTGCCAGTCGAGCGCGCATGACGGGACGGTTCCTTCGGAGTCGGGGGTGGGGGGAGAGGGGGAGACGGAGCGGTCGGGGGCGGGTCCTGGGGTGCTCAGACGGCGTGACAGGCGTAGCGGTGACCGGGCCGCCCTGCCACCGGTGTCGGCGCGGGCCGTTCGGTACGACAACGCTGCCGTACGCCCTCGTCGGCCAGGCGGTACAGCGGACACCGGTCGACGAAGACGCACCCTGCGGGCAACCGGGTGGCGCTCGGTTGCTCGCCCTCCAGCACGACGCGCTCGCGGGTGCGCTCCCGCCCGGGATCCGGCACCGGGATCGCCGACAACAGGGCCTTGGTGTACGGGTGTTGTGGGTCGGCGAAGAGGCTCTCGGTGTCCCCGGTCTCCACGATGTGGCCGAGATACATCACCGCGATGCGGTCGGAGACGTACCGGATCACCGCCAGGTCGTGCGCGACCACCAGGTAGGCGATCCCGAGTTCACGCTTGAGCCGTGCCAGCAGGTTGATCACACCGGCCTGCACGGAGACGTCGAGCGCGGACAGCGGTTCGTCCAGGACCAGCAGCTTCGGTTCGGTCGCCAGGGCGCGGGCGATGCCCACCCGTTGACGCTGACCGCCGGAGAGCGCGGCGGGGAAGCGGTCGCCCACCGCCGCGTCCAGGCCGACGAGGCCCAGCAGTTCGGAGATCCGGGAGCGGATCGCCCCCCGGTCCCGCCGGATCGCCCGCAGCGGCTCGGCGAGGAGTTCGGAGACGGGGAGCCGCGGGTCCAGCGCCCCGAGCGGGTCCTGCATGACGATCTGCACGTCGCGCCGCAACTCCCGGGCCGCCGCGGCGGAACCGAGGGTGGCGAGGTCCCGGCCGGCGACCTCGATACGGCCGCCCTCGGGCCGCCGCAGCCGGAGGATCTCCAGCAGCGTGGTGGTCTTGCCGCTCCCCGACTCGCCCACCAGGCCCAGAGTCTCGCCCGCCCGGAGCTCGAACCCCACCCCGTTGACGGCGCGCAGGGTGCCGACCCGGCGCTTGAGGACGGTGCCCTTGGTGACGGGGAAGGTCTTGACGAGACCCTCCACCCGCAGCACGACCTCGCCCTCGCCCGTGCCCGTGGCCGAACCCGTGCCCGTACCCGCCGTGCCGGACGACGGGGTGCCGGAGTGCGGTTCGGAGGGCGGTGCGACGGGCGTGACGCCTCCGGCCGGGTCCAGGGCGCCGCCGTACGTCTCCTCGGCGCGCAGGCAGGCCACCTCGCCGTGCCCGGCGACGTGCCGCAGGGAGGGTTCGTCGGCGCGGCAGGCGTCGAGTGCGACCGCGCACCGGGGCGCGAAGGGGCAGCCCGTGGGGAGGCCCACCAGGGCGGGCGGCTCCCCGGCGATCGGGACCAGGGGCCGGTGCACCCCGCTGTCCACGGTCGGCACCGCGGCCAGCAGCCGCGCGGTGTACGGCATGGCCGGGCGCCGGAACAGCTCGTCGACGCCGGCCCGTTCCACGATGCGGCCCGCGTACATCACCGCGACCTCGTCCGCGTGACCCGCGACGACCCCGAGATCGTGGGTGATCAGGACGAGCCCGGCGCCGGTCTCGCGCTGGGCGAGCCGCAGGACGTCGAGGATCTGGGCCTGCACGGTGACGTCGAGCGCGGTCGTGGGTTCGTCGGCGACGAGGACGGACGGCTCGTTGGCGATCGCCAGGGCGATGACGACGCGCTGGCGCATCCCGCCGGAGAACTCGTGCGGGAAGGAGGAGGCCCGCTCGCGGGGGTCCGGGATGCCGACGAGGTCGAGCAGCTCCACGGCCCGCTCCCGGGCGGCCCGCTTCGACAGGTCCTGGTGGACCCGGAGGGCGTCGGAGAGCTGCCGGCCCACGGAGAAGATCGGGGTGAGCGCGGAGAGCGGGTCCTGGAAGACCATGCCGATGGACTTGCCCCGGACGCCGGAGAGCTCCTTGTCCCCGAGCCCGACCAGGTCCCGGCCGCCCAGCAGCACCTGGCCCCGCAGTTCGGCGGCGGGCGGGAGCAGGCCCATGATGCCCATCGCGGTGGCCGACTTCCCCGAGCCGGACTCGCCGACGATCCCGAGCGTCCGGCCCGGCAGCAGGTCGAAACCGACCCCGCGCACCGCCTCCACCCGGCCGGCCTCGGAGGGGAAGGAGATCCGCAGATCCCGCACCGAGAGCACGGGGGTGGCCGCCGTGGGCGGCACGGGTCCTGGCAGCGGAGTCGTGAGGGTCATCGTCGGCCTCCTGCCGCACCGGTCGCGGACGTGGGATCGAGGGCGTCCCGCAGCCCGTCGCCGACGAAGGTCATCGACACGGTCAGCAGCACGACCAGGCCCGCGGGGAAGGCGAAGAGCCAGGGCGCGCTGGTGATGGCCCCGGAGCCGTCCGCGAGCATGGTGCCGAGCGAGACGTCCGGGGGCTGGACGCCGAACCCGAGGAAGGACAGCGCGGTCTCGCTGAGCACGGTGGCGACGACCCCCAGCGTCAGGTTGACGATCAGCAGCGAGCCGAGGTTGGGGATGATGTGGCGCAGGATGATGCGCAGCGGCCGGACCCCCATGAACTCCGCCGCCGTGACGAAGTCCCGCTCGCGCAGGGAGGTCGAGACCGACCAGATCACCCGGGCCGTGGACATCCAGCCGAACACCGTCAGCACGACGATG from the Streptomyces sp. NBC_01335 genome contains:
- a CDS encoding DEAD/DEAH box helicase; amino-acid sequence: MPQNGAGWCPADQGRTPPEGSGSGARRAVRPLLADADTLLAAARAVPADHDRALDAVRSVLDPLVDSLVGRELDTIPVARLRDVTEGRLRITAFEQAGFRTVGAVRTRSRYELRRLPGVGAQTTDQALAAAEQLAHAVRDTVAVRLDADAPDPATGALVVALHRLVEAGPDARRAREAALRLIGRLAEPVASAAPARGRLRPLFLGREARGRVAAAVETVRSVLAEAEEQRLPLLFGQVCVDLLRADEPEAAAWVDFELRSAEYYGLLAELSGTGPDREAAEGFLPSAIADRVRGLRLDDTLLRVSLRGYQSFGARFALAQKRVVLGDEMGLGKTVQAIAALAHLAAGGENRFLVVCPASVLVNWTREIRARSALGVLPVHGPDRNEAFGEWLRSGGVALTTFDGLHALPDAEAAGVRPAMLVVDEAHYVKNPGTRRARAVAGWADRAEHVLFLTGTPMENRVAEFRSLIRLLRPEPAPSVGTAHGAAGSPAFRRAVAPAYLRRNQEDVLPELPALVRADEWVEFSEEDLRAYRAAVDDGHFMRMRRAAYAVPEASAKLARLRELVAEAAGNGHKVVVFSYFREVLATVRAALGDEVFGPVAGNVAAGRRQELVDAFGAARGHAVLLSQIQAGGTGLNMQAASVVILCEPQIKPTLEHQAVARAHRMGQIRGVQVHRLLTADSVDQRMMTLLARKDRAFDAYARRSDLAEAVPEAVDVSDGALARLIVEEEQLRLGRL
- a CDS encoding VOC family protein, with the translated sequence MLDPTFVPGAPNWIDLGTPDLDGATTFYRGLFGWDLVPGGPETGGYGMYTLDGRTVAGAMTVTDEQADPTWSVYFQSPDVDATARAVEAGGGNVPFAPMDVLEYGRMGGFTDPAGAYFGSWQPKQNPGLGATQVPGTLIWSELYTPDVAAAKAFYGRVFGWNTEATEFPGGTYTMIRPAGTEGDDAAFFGGLVALDEVPSEARSGPHWLPYFSVDDVEVVLGDAVRLGGAVTLGPMDMEKVGVMANVTDPYGASFAVIKPAPMD
- a CDS encoding WhiB family transcriptional regulator, with protein sequence MLINTTTEDALAWQESALCAQTGPEFFFPAPGSSTREAKQLCFACEGRIACLEYALANDERFGVWGGLSENERDRLRRSGRASA
- a CDS encoding chitosanase; translated protein: MKPAIRLAVIGVPVIIVLSLVFGGAGDDLPSDTGQPSAANEKQSAADIRAEEDAEIAEQPPGLADPAMKEIASELVSSANSSTLDWRSRYDAIEDTGDGLGYTAGIVGFCSGTSDMLDLVERYTAAHPDNPLAPFLPALRKVNGSGSHEGLDPGFTDAWKLAAKDGAFRSAQEESRDRLYFDPAVRQAKLDGLGPLGQYIYYDAMVLHGPDDSATGFYGIREAALADADTVTEGGDEEEYLDIFLDASKKAIRAKRKGRDTSRIDTMQMKFLDDGNFKLATPLEWRVYGKTFRIPAA
- a CDS encoding ABC transporter family substrate-binding protein — encoded protein: MRARLALPLALIAAISVTATACSSSGEDTPRADEKNVPAAASGAADYNPQPYDKIKDGGTYTTVGTFDDQGNPFNVNSTLTAARVWAWYNADAITYSPTGEVQYNPDYYSDVKVTVEGGNQKVTLTINPKAVFNDGTPIDWTAIAATWKANNGSDKKFAPLSTNGYDRITSVEKGADAKQAVITFKGVDASWSSLFTTFLHPEAATVAHFNDAYVKKAHPEWGAGPYTVGSWDTHSGNITFVRNPKWWGKKGKLDKRVYVNLESTASVNAFKNGEIDLTSAVDAESLNQVKGLKGSEIRSGGSPFEYALYLNSKSAVLAHEEVRKAVEESIDRAQIAKIQFQGLDYAEPLPGSAVLYSFQKGYRDNLSSVLTYAPEEAKKSLDAAGWKAGADGVRAKGGQKLEIGYTLLGDDPLDKALAGAFTAMLKPIGIHLVVKKADEADFATILSDRKFDLFISGNRSMDPFGARYLCDFFCSDRDSNLTGAGTPALDAEIRATAEIADLDEQVAAVNEAEEKALRQYAFLPLFSGPSTYAVKNGLANAGATIFYNPLPETVGWQK
- a CDS encoding ABC transporter ATP-binding protein, coding for MTLTTPLPGPVPPTAATPVLSVRDLRISFPSEAGRVEAVRGVGFDLLPGRTLGIVGESGSGKSATAMGIMGLLPPAAELRGQVLLGGRDLVGLGDKELSGVRGKSIGMVFQDPLSALTPIFSVGRQLSDALRVHQDLSKRAARERAVELLDLVGIPDPRERASSFPHEFSGGMRQRVVIALAIANEPSVLVADEPTTALDVTVQAQILDVLRLAQRETGAGLVLITHDLGVVAGHADEVAVMYAGRIVERAGVDELFRRPAMPYTARLLAAVPTVDSGVHRPLVPIAGEPPALVGLPTGCPFAPRCAVALDACRADEPSLRHVAGHGEVACLRAEETYGGALDPAGGVTPVAPPSEPHSGTPSSGTAGTGTGSATGTGEGEVVLRVEGLVKTFPVTKGTVLKRRVGTLRAVNGVGFELRAGETLGLVGESGSGKTTTLLEILRLRRPEGGRIEVAGRDLATLGSAAAARELRRDVQIVMQDPLGALDPRLPVSELLAEPLRAIRRDRGAIRSRISELLGLVGLDAAVGDRFPAALSGGQRQRVGIARALATEPKLLVLDEPLSALDVSVQAGVINLLARLKRELGIAYLVVAHDLAVIRYVSDRIAVMYLGHIVETGDTESLFADPQHPYTKALLSAIPVPDPGRERTRERVVLEGEQPSATRLPAGCVFVDRCPLYRLADEGVRQRCRTERPAPTPVAGRPGHRYACHAV